In Ostrea edulis chromosome 6, xbOstEdul1.1, whole genome shotgun sequence, a single window of DNA contains:
- the LOC125645492 gene encoding coiled-coil domain-containing protein 60-like isoform X10 produces MPAACRNNPYGIQPKPVPVPYSKTAKISARSLAAYKTQVPSPHEFREEKYRRRQSQLTSQGYFAAPNVPYKGLGDPFYLDEQRMILHALGQWDSKYDEETSSSSDEDEYDLTAELQHQKRQQVSAASFVLRRSKKDMNTLQREVIHGRNMIRNVKLGHGLFDLIKNEQVAKQQSENEMNKKKAEQMKNEWQPPKLDSSDEESEEEFEEDVELSSVQEDEEETEIAISRSLATTPRSPGRRKKIKAPRPYTPQHTNILEAKENIAKDAFFRQLCALHWILEAMALHARTGGDNSITMSPITSSWKLNEIGGTKTFPRDHEGMTWRELVNLEISPKAPTIKRKNTRATSLKRQTTGPRNSVFSNFLGMANMSSSTNLRVSSSLDNSVDESMGSTSKVDVKEEEDDGKYVSIFKYLNEDISTKLYEDDESQEPVSPVRIRKERHKDKRGQDGEHSPKKSPRKSADPGSERGRSAERGRSAGNQRESSRSNRADSTLIRPKSSPQLVEFQNSRASTKYQNVVGEMHQKFQERKEDSAVQLHEQLEQLEKQRFAVCQNKFLAINSQLKGSSFHRAVQEMRDRSNRMFTRPNEELLKKKQEEGSKGNWYAEIMANSPDEIKDEWYYKVIMKKLARYGLMSNPNQVWKKVSIMRPRGLDQRRSTILQIEGAGQQLSKRTFIKVLERLREWEICSPDICAAIEFCREKIVEMTVEDFEEWFSQQFPKIHRPQTAPVGKKKSRENNNLQVALQERFPSAYSRRAKSGFRPRGQRSKSGYATYGRPLSTSTTVTVANPGVVVRPLSVRY; encoded by the exons ATGCCTGCAGCATGTAGAAATAATCCCTATGGAATCCAACCAAAGCCAGTTCCGGTACCCTATAGCAAAACTGCTAAAATATCAGCGAGGAGCTTGGCTGCTTACAAAACCCAGGTCCCGTCTCCTCATGAGTTTAGGGAAGAAAAATACAGACGTCGCCAATCACAGCTAACATCCCAAGGTTACTTTGCCGCTCCTAATGTGCCATATAAAGGACTGGGGGACCCGTTTTATCTGGATGAACAGAGGATGATTCTTCATGCTCTAGGGCAGTGGGATAGT aaatatGATGAAGAGACGAGCAGTAGTAGTGATGAAGATGAGTATGACCTCACAGCTGAACTGCAGCATCAGAAACGACAACAG GTGTCAGCAGCTTCATTTGTTCTCAGACGATCCAAGAAAGATATGAACACACTGCAAAGGGAGGTCATCCATGGAAG gAACATGATTCGCAATGTAAAGCTTGGACATGGATTATTTGATCTGATCAAGAATGAACAAGTAGCCAAA CAACAATCGGAAAATGAGATGAACAAAAAGAAAGCAGAGCAGATGAAGAATGAGTGGCAGCCTCCAAAATTGGACTCCTCCGACGAGGAATCGGAGGAGGAGTTCGAGGAGGATGTGGAGTTATCCAG TGTTCAAGAAGATGAGGAGGAGACTGAGATAGCAATATCCCGATCTCTTGCCACCACCCCACGGTCGCCAGGGAGGAGGAAAAAAATCAAGGCCCCACGTCCTTACACCCCACAACACACCAACATCTTAGAGGCGAAAGAAAATATAGCAAA AGATGCATTTTTTCGACAACTTTGTGCTTTGCACTGGATATTAGAGGCAATGGCTCTTCATGCTAGGACAGGGGGAGATAACTCAATCACAATGTCTCCCATCACATCCAGCTGGAAGTTAAA TGAAATTGGAGGCACAAAAACTTTTCCAAGAGATCACGAGGGAATGACATGGAGGGAGCTGGTAAACCTGGAGATATCACCCAAAGCACCT ACCATTAAGAGGAAGAACACAAGAGCCACTAGCTTAAAGAGGCAGACAACAGGCCCAAGAAACAGTGTATTCTCCAATTTTTTGGGAATGGCTAATATGTCAAGCTCCACTAACTTACGGGTGAGCAGCTCCCTGGACAACAGCGTGGATGAGAGCATGGGATCCACGTCTAAAGTAGACGTCAAGGAGGAGGAAGATGATGGAAAATATGTCA GTATTTTCAAGTATCTGAATGAGGACATCTCTACCAAGCTGTATGAAGATGATGAATCTCAGGAACCTGTCAGTCCTGTCAGAATCAGGAAGGAACGTCATAAAGACAAAAG AGGCCAAGACGGAGAACATTCTCCTAAGAAATCACCAAGGAAGTCAGCTGATCCAGGG AGTGAGCGTGGGAGATCTGCCGAACGAGGTCGCTCAGCCGGTAATCAGCGGGAGTCGTCTCGATCAAACCGAGCAGACTCGACTCTGATACGCCCTAAAAG TTCCCCACAACTGGTTGAGTTCCAAAACAGCAGAGCCAGCACCAAGTACCAGAATGTTGTCGGCGAGATGCACCAGAAATTTCAAGAGAGGAAGGAAGACTCCGCTGTACAGCTTCATGAGCAACTGGAACAGCTTGAGAA ACAGAGGTTTGCAGTCTGTCAGAACAAATTCCTGGCCATTAACTCCCAATTAAAAGGCAGCAGCTTCCACAGAGCAGTGCAGGAAATGAGAGATCGCAGCAATCGGATGTTTACTCGACCAAACGAAGAACTCCTAAAGAAAAAACAGGAGGAGGGTTCAAAGGGAAACTG gtatGCAGAGATTATGGCCAATTCTCCTGATGAGATTAAAGATGAATGGTACTACAAAGTGATCATGAAAAAACTTGCCAGATATGGATTG ATGTCAAATCCGAATCAAGTATGGAAAAAAGTGTCAATAATGAGA CCTCGAGGTCTTGACCAAAGACGTTCTACCATACTGCAG ATTGAGGGAGCTGGGCAGCAGCTTAGTAAAAGGACATTCATTAAAGTGCTGGAGCGACTCCGCGAGTGGGAGATCTGTAGCCCAGACATCTGTGCTGCTATAGAGTTCTGCCGTGAGAAGATCGTAGAGATGACAGTGGAGGATTTCGAGGAGTGGTTCTCCCAGCAGTTCCCAAAGATCCATCGACCCCAGACAGCACCAGTGGGGAAGAAAAAGAGCCGGGAGAATAATAACCTACAGGTGGCCCTCCAGGAGCGGTTCCCCAGTGCCTACTCCAGACGCGCCAAGAGTGGATTCCGTCCCCGGGGACAGAGAAGTAAGAGCGGCTATGCCACTTATGGACGGCCATTATCCACATCCACCACTGTAACTGTGGCTAATCCAGGGGTAGTAGTTCGACCTCTATCAGTCAGATATTAG
- the LOC125645492 gene encoding coiled-coil domain-containing protein 60-like isoform X6, with protein MPAACRNNPYGIQPKPVPVPYSKTAKISARSLAAYKTQVPSPHEFREEKYRRRQSQLTSQGYFAAPNVPYKGLGDPFYLDEQRMILHALGQWDSPIVCTQPDSNKYDEETSSSSDEDEYDLTAELQHQKRQQVSAASFVLRRSKKDMNTLQREVIHGRNMIRNVKLGHGLFDLIKNEQVAKQQSENEMNKKKAEQMKNEWQPPKLDSSDEESEEEFEEDVELSSYMKQADIRETADEEEQKFDSESPDPRGRVSFIRVQEDEEETEIAISRSLATTPRSPGRRKKIKAPRPYTPQHTNILEAKENIAKDAFFRQLCALHWILEAMALHARTGGDNSITMSPITSSWKLNEIGGTKTFPRDHEGMTWRELVNLEISPKAPTIKRKNTRATSLKRQTTGPRNSVFSNFLGMANMSSSTNLRVSSSLDNSVDESMGSTSKVDVKEEEDDGKYVSIFKYLNEDISTKLYEDDESQEPVSPVRIRKERHKDKRGQDGEHSPKKSPRKSADPGSERGRSAERGRSAGNQRESSRSNRADSTLIRPKSSPQLVEFQNSRASTKYQNVVGEMHQKFQERKEDSAVQLHEQLEQLEKQRFAVCQNKFLAINSQLKGSSFHRAVQEMRDRSNRMFTRPNEELLKKKQEEGSKGNWYAEIMANSPDEIKDEWYYKVIMKKLARYGLIEGAGQQLSKRTFIKVLERLREWEICSPDICAAIEFCREKIVEMTVEDFEEWFSQQFPKIHRPQTAPVGKKKSRENNNLQVALQERFPSAYSRRAKSGFRPRGQRSKSGYATYGRPLSTSTTVTVANPGVVVRPLSVRY; from the exons ATGCCTGCAGCATGTAGAAATAATCCCTATGGAATCCAACCAAAGCCAGTTCCGGTACCCTATAGCAAAACTGCTAAAATATCAGCGAGGAGCTTGGCTGCTTACAAAACCCAGGTCCCGTCTCCTCATGAGTTTAGGGAAGAAAAATACAGACGTCGCCAATCACAGCTAACATCCCAAGGTTACTTTGCCGCTCCTAATGTGCCATATAAAGGACTGGGGGACCCGTTTTATCTGGATGAACAGAGGATGATTCTTCATGCTCTAGGGCAGTGGGATAGT CCGATTGTGTGTACTCAGCCAGACAGTAAT aaatatGATGAAGAGACGAGCAGTAGTAGTGATGAAGATGAGTATGACCTCACAGCTGAACTGCAGCATCAGAAACGACAACAG GTGTCAGCAGCTTCATTTGTTCTCAGACGATCCAAGAAAGATATGAACACACTGCAAAGGGAGGTCATCCATGGAAG gAACATGATTCGCAATGTAAAGCTTGGACATGGATTATTTGATCTGATCAAGAATGAACAAGTAGCCAAA CAACAATCGGAAAATGAGATGAACAAAAAGAAAGCAGAGCAGATGAAGAATGAGTGGCAGCCTCCAAAATTGGACTCCTCCGACGAGGAATCGGAGGAGGAGTTCGAGGAGGATGTGGAGTTATCCAG CTACATGAAACAGGCTGACATTAGAGAAACCGCTGATGAGGAAGAACAAAAGTTTGACTCTGAATCCCCAGATCCCCGGGGAAGGGTGTcttttattcg TGTTCAAGAAGATGAGGAGGAGACTGAGATAGCAATATCCCGATCTCTTGCCACCACCCCACGGTCGCCAGGGAGGAGGAAAAAAATCAAGGCCCCACGTCCTTACACCCCACAACACACCAACATCTTAGAGGCGAAAGAAAATATAGCAAA AGATGCATTTTTTCGACAACTTTGTGCTTTGCACTGGATATTAGAGGCAATGGCTCTTCATGCTAGGACAGGGGGAGATAACTCAATCACAATGTCTCCCATCACATCCAGCTGGAAGTTAAA TGAAATTGGAGGCACAAAAACTTTTCCAAGAGATCACGAGGGAATGACATGGAGGGAGCTGGTAAACCTGGAGATATCACCCAAAGCACCT ACCATTAAGAGGAAGAACACAAGAGCCACTAGCTTAAAGAGGCAGACAACAGGCCCAAGAAACAGTGTATTCTCCAATTTTTTGGGAATGGCTAATATGTCAAGCTCCACTAACTTACGGGTGAGCAGCTCCCTGGACAACAGCGTGGATGAGAGCATGGGATCCACGTCTAAAGTAGACGTCAAGGAGGAGGAAGATGATGGAAAATATGTCA GTATTTTCAAGTATCTGAATGAGGACATCTCTACCAAGCTGTATGAAGATGATGAATCTCAGGAACCTGTCAGTCCTGTCAGAATCAGGAAGGAACGTCATAAAGACAAAAG AGGCCAAGACGGAGAACATTCTCCTAAGAAATCACCAAGGAAGTCAGCTGATCCAGGG AGTGAGCGTGGGAGATCTGCCGAACGAGGTCGCTCAGCCGGTAATCAGCGGGAGTCGTCTCGATCAAACCGAGCAGACTCGACTCTGATACGCCCTAAAAG TTCCCCACAACTGGTTGAGTTCCAAAACAGCAGAGCCAGCACCAAGTACCAGAATGTTGTCGGCGAGATGCACCAGAAATTTCAAGAGAGGAAGGAAGACTCCGCTGTACAGCTTCATGAGCAACTGGAACAGCTTGAGAA ACAGAGGTTTGCAGTCTGTCAGAACAAATTCCTGGCCATTAACTCCCAATTAAAAGGCAGCAGCTTCCACAGAGCAGTGCAGGAAATGAGAGATCGCAGCAATCGGATGTTTACTCGACCAAACGAAGAACTCCTAAAGAAAAAACAGGAGGAGGGTTCAAAGGGAAACTG gtatGCAGAGATTATGGCCAATTCTCCTGATGAGATTAAAGATGAATGGTACTACAAAGTGATCATGAAAAAACTTGCCAGATATGGATTG ATTGAGGGAGCTGGGCAGCAGCTTAGTAAAAGGACATTCATTAAAGTGCTGGAGCGACTCCGCGAGTGGGAGATCTGTAGCCCAGACATCTGTGCTGCTATAGAGTTCTGCCGTGAGAAGATCGTAGAGATGACAGTGGAGGATTTCGAGGAGTGGTTCTCCCAGCAGTTCCCAAAGATCCATCGACCCCAGACAGCACCAGTGGGGAAGAAAAAGAGCCGGGAGAATAATAACCTACAGGTGGCCCTCCAGGAGCGGTTCCCCAGTGCCTACTCCAGACGCGCCAAGAGTGGATTCCGTCCCCGGGGACAGAGAAGTAAGAGCGGCTATGCCACTTATGGACGGCCATTATCCACATCCACCACTGTAACTGTGGCTAATCCAGGGGTAGTAGTTCGACCTCTATCAGTCAGATATTAG
- the LOC125645492 gene encoding coiled-coil domain-containing protein 60-like isoform X12 — translation MPAACRNNPYGIQPKPVPVPYSKTAKISARSLAAYKTQVPSPHEFREEKYRRRQSQLTSQGYFAAPNVPYKGLGDPFYLDEQRMILHALGQWDSKYDEETSSSSDEDEYDLTAELQHQKRQQVSAASFVLRRSKKDMNTLQREVIHGRNMIRNVKLGHGLFDLIKNEQVAKQQSENEMNKKKAEQMKNEWQPPKLDSSDEESEEEFEEDVELSSVQEDEEETEIAISRSLATTPRSPGRRKKIKAPRPYTPQHTNILEAKENIAKDAFFRQLCALHWILEAMALHARTGGDNSITMSPITSSWKLNEIGGTKTFPRDHEGMTWRELVNLEISPKAPTIKRKNTRATSLKRQTTGPRNSVFSNFLGMANMSSSTNLRVSSSLDNSVDESMGSTSKVDVKEEEDDGKYVSIFKYLNEDISTKLYEDDESQEPVSPVRIRKERHKDKRGQDGEHSPKKSPRKSADPGSERGRSAERGRSAGNQRESSRSNRADSTLIRPKSSPQLVEFQNSRASTKYQNVVGEMHQKFQERKEDSAVQLHEQLEQLEKQRFAVCQNKFLAINSQLKGSSFHRAVQEMRDRSNRMFTRPNEELLKKKQEEGSKGNWYAEIMANSPDEIKDEWYYKVIMKKLARYGLIEGAGQQLSKRTFIKVLERLREWEICSPDICAAIEFCREKIVEMTVEDFEEWFSQQFPKIHRPQTAPVGKKKSRENNNLQVALQERFPSAYSRRAKSGFRPRGQRSKSGYATYGRPLSTSTTVTVANPGVVVRPLSVRY, via the exons ATGCCTGCAGCATGTAGAAATAATCCCTATGGAATCCAACCAAAGCCAGTTCCGGTACCCTATAGCAAAACTGCTAAAATATCAGCGAGGAGCTTGGCTGCTTACAAAACCCAGGTCCCGTCTCCTCATGAGTTTAGGGAAGAAAAATACAGACGTCGCCAATCACAGCTAACATCCCAAGGTTACTTTGCCGCTCCTAATGTGCCATATAAAGGACTGGGGGACCCGTTTTATCTGGATGAACAGAGGATGATTCTTCATGCTCTAGGGCAGTGGGATAGT aaatatGATGAAGAGACGAGCAGTAGTAGTGATGAAGATGAGTATGACCTCACAGCTGAACTGCAGCATCAGAAACGACAACAG GTGTCAGCAGCTTCATTTGTTCTCAGACGATCCAAGAAAGATATGAACACACTGCAAAGGGAGGTCATCCATGGAAG gAACATGATTCGCAATGTAAAGCTTGGACATGGATTATTTGATCTGATCAAGAATGAACAAGTAGCCAAA CAACAATCGGAAAATGAGATGAACAAAAAGAAAGCAGAGCAGATGAAGAATGAGTGGCAGCCTCCAAAATTGGACTCCTCCGACGAGGAATCGGAGGAGGAGTTCGAGGAGGATGTGGAGTTATCCAG TGTTCAAGAAGATGAGGAGGAGACTGAGATAGCAATATCCCGATCTCTTGCCACCACCCCACGGTCGCCAGGGAGGAGGAAAAAAATCAAGGCCCCACGTCCTTACACCCCACAACACACCAACATCTTAGAGGCGAAAGAAAATATAGCAAA AGATGCATTTTTTCGACAACTTTGTGCTTTGCACTGGATATTAGAGGCAATGGCTCTTCATGCTAGGACAGGGGGAGATAACTCAATCACAATGTCTCCCATCACATCCAGCTGGAAGTTAAA TGAAATTGGAGGCACAAAAACTTTTCCAAGAGATCACGAGGGAATGACATGGAGGGAGCTGGTAAACCTGGAGATATCACCCAAAGCACCT ACCATTAAGAGGAAGAACACAAGAGCCACTAGCTTAAAGAGGCAGACAACAGGCCCAAGAAACAGTGTATTCTCCAATTTTTTGGGAATGGCTAATATGTCAAGCTCCACTAACTTACGGGTGAGCAGCTCCCTGGACAACAGCGTGGATGAGAGCATGGGATCCACGTCTAAAGTAGACGTCAAGGAGGAGGAAGATGATGGAAAATATGTCA GTATTTTCAAGTATCTGAATGAGGACATCTCTACCAAGCTGTATGAAGATGATGAATCTCAGGAACCTGTCAGTCCTGTCAGAATCAGGAAGGAACGTCATAAAGACAAAAG AGGCCAAGACGGAGAACATTCTCCTAAGAAATCACCAAGGAAGTCAGCTGATCCAGGG AGTGAGCGTGGGAGATCTGCCGAACGAGGTCGCTCAGCCGGTAATCAGCGGGAGTCGTCTCGATCAAACCGAGCAGACTCGACTCTGATACGCCCTAAAAG TTCCCCACAACTGGTTGAGTTCCAAAACAGCAGAGCCAGCACCAAGTACCAGAATGTTGTCGGCGAGATGCACCAGAAATTTCAAGAGAGGAAGGAAGACTCCGCTGTACAGCTTCATGAGCAACTGGAACAGCTTGAGAA ACAGAGGTTTGCAGTCTGTCAGAACAAATTCCTGGCCATTAACTCCCAATTAAAAGGCAGCAGCTTCCACAGAGCAGTGCAGGAAATGAGAGATCGCAGCAATCGGATGTTTACTCGACCAAACGAAGAACTCCTAAAGAAAAAACAGGAGGAGGGTTCAAAGGGAAACTG gtatGCAGAGATTATGGCCAATTCTCCTGATGAGATTAAAGATGAATGGTACTACAAAGTGATCATGAAAAAACTTGCCAGATATGGATTG ATTGAGGGAGCTGGGCAGCAGCTTAGTAAAAGGACATTCATTAAAGTGCTGGAGCGACTCCGCGAGTGGGAGATCTGTAGCCCAGACATCTGTGCTGCTATAGAGTTCTGCCGTGAGAAGATCGTAGAGATGACAGTGGAGGATTTCGAGGAGTGGTTCTCCCAGCAGTTCCCAAAGATCCATCGACCCCAGACAGCACCAGTGGGGAAGAAAAAGAGCCGGGAGAATAATAACCTACAGGTGGCCCTCCAGGAGCGGTTCCCCAGTGCCTACTCCAGACGCGCCAAGAGTGGATTCCGTCCCCGGGGACAGAGAAGTAAGAGCGGCTATGCCACTTATGGACGGCCATTATCCACATCCACCACTGTAACTGTGGCTAATCCAGGGGTAGTAGTTCGACCTCTATCAGTCAGATATTAG
- the LOC125645492 gene encoding coiled-coil domain-containing protein 60-like isoform X7: MPAACRNNPYGIQPKPVPVPYSKTAKISARSLAAYKTQVPSPHEFREEKYRRRQSQLTSQGYFAAPNVPYKGLGDPFYLDEQRMILHALGQWDSPIVCTQPDSNKYDEETSSSSDEDEYDLTAELQHQKRQQVSAASFVLRRSKKDMNTLQREVIHGRNMIRNVKLGHGLFDLIKNEQVAKQQSENEMNKKKAEQMKNEWQPPKLDSSDEESEEEFEEDVELSSYMKQADIRETADEEEQKFDSESPDPRGRVSFIRVQEDEEETEIAISRSLATTPRSPGRRKKIKAPRPYTPQHTNILEAKENIAKDAFFRQLCALHWILEAMALHARTGGDNSITMSPITSSWKLNEIGGTKTFPRDHEGMTWRELVNLEISPKAPTIKRKNTRATSLKRQTTGPRNSVFSNFLGMANMSSSTNLRVSSSLDNSVDESMGSTSKVDVKEEEDDGKYVSIFKYLNEDISTKLYEDDESQEPVSPVRIRKERHKDKRGQDGEHSPKKSPRKSADPGSERGRSAERGRSAGNQRESSRSNRADSTLIRPKSSPQLVEFQNSRASTKYQNVVGEMHQKFQERKEDSAVQLHEQLEQLEKQRFAVCQNKFLAINSQLKGSSFHRAVQEMRDRSNRMFTRPNEELLKKKQEEGSKGNWYAEIMANSPDEIKDEWYYKVIMKKLARYGLMSNPNQVWKKVSIMRPRGLDQRRSTILQIEGAGQQLSKRTFIKVLERLREWEICSPDICAAIEFCREKIVEMTVEDFEEWFSQQFPKIHRPQTAPVGKKKSRENNNLQVALQERFPSAYSRRAKSGFRPRGQRKEFKS, encoded by the exons ATGCCTGCAGCATGTAGAAATAATCCCTATGGAATCCAACCAAAGCCAGTTCCGGTACCCTATAGCAAAACTGCTAAAATATCAGCGAGGAGCTTGGCTGCTTACAAAACCCAGGTCCCGTCTCCTCATGAGTTTAGGGAAGAAAAATACAGACGTCGCCAATCACAGCTAACATCCCAAGGTTACTTTGCCGCTCCTAATGTGCCATATAAAGGACTGGGGGACCCGTTTTATCTGGATGAACAGAGGATGATTCTTCATGCTCTAGGGCAGTGGGATAGT CCGATTGTGTGTACTCAGCCAGACAGTAAT aaatatGATGAAGAGACGAGCAGTAGTAGTGATGAAGATGAGTATGACCTCACAGCTGAACTGCAGCATCAGAAACGACAACAG GTGTCAGCAGCTTCATTTGTTCTCAGACGATCCAAGAAAGATATGAACACACTGCAAAGGGAGGTCATCCATGGAAG gAACATGATTCGCAATGTAAAGCTTGGACATGGATTATTTGATCTGATCAAGAATGAACAAGTAGCCAAA CAACAATCGGAAAATGAGATGAACAAAAAGAAAGCAGAGCAGATGAAGAATGAGTGGCAGCCTCCAAAATTGGACTCCTCCGACGAGGAATCGGAGGAGGAGTTCGAGGAGGATGTGGAGTTATCCAG CTACATGAAACAGGCTGACATTAGAGAAACCGCTGATGAGGAAGAACAAAAGTTTGACTCTGAATCCCCAGATCCCCGGGGAAGGGTGTcttttattcg TGTTCAAGAAGATGAGGAGGAGACTGAGATAGCAATATCCCGATCTCTTGCCACCACCCCACGGTCGCCAGGGAGGAGGAAAAAAATCAAGGCCCCACGTCCTTACACCCCACAACACACCAACATCTTAGAGGCGAAAGAAAATATAGCAAA AGATGCATTTTTTCGACAACTTTGTGCTTTGCACTGGATATTAGAGGCAATGGCTCTTCATGCTAGGACAGGGGGAGATAACTCAATCACAATGTCTCCCATCACATCCAGCTGGAAGTTAAA TGAAATTGGAGGCACAAAAACTTTTCCAAGAGATCACGAGGGAATGACATGGAGGGAGCTGGTAAACCTGGAGATATCACCCAAAGCACCT ACCATTAAGAGGAAGAACACAAGAGCCACTAGCTTAAAGAGGCAGACAACAGGCCCAAGAAACAGTGTATTCTCCAATTTTTTGGGAATGGCTAATATGTCAAGCTCCACTAACTTACGGGTGAGCAGCTCCCTGGACAACAGCGTGGATGAGAGCATGGGATCCACGTCTAAAGTAGACGTCAAGGAGGAGGAAGATGATGGAAAATATGTCA GTATTTTCAAGTATCTGAATGAGGACATCTCTACCAAGCTGTATGAAGATGATGAATCTCAGGAACCTGTCAGTCCTGTCAGAATCAGGAAGGAACGTCATAAAGACAAAAG AGGCCAAGACGGAGAACATTCTCCTAAGAAATCACCAAGGAAGTCAGCTGATCCAGGG AGTGAGCGTGGGAGATCTGCCGAACGAGGTCGCTCAGCCGGTAATCAGCGGGAGTCGTCTCGATCAAACCGAGCAGACTCGACTCTGATACGCCCTAAAAG TTCCCCACAACTGGTTGAGTTCCAAAACAGCAGAGCCAGCACCAAGTACCAGAATGTTGTCGGCGAGATGCACCAGAAATTTCAAGAGAGGAAGGAAGACTCCGCTGTACAGCTTCATGAGCAACTGGAACAGCTTGAGAA ACAGAGGTTTGCAGTCTGTCAGAACAAATTCCTGGCCATTAACTCCCAATTAAAAGGCAGCAGCTTCCACAGAGCAGTGCAGGAAATGAGAGATCGCAGCAATCGGATGTTTACTCGACCAAACGAAGAACTCCTAAAGAAAAAACAGGAGGAGGGTTCAAAGGGAAACTG gtatGCAGAGATTATGGCCAATTCTCCTGATGAGATTAAAGATGAATGGTACTACAAAGTGATCATGAAAAAACTTGCCAGATATGGATTG ATGTCAAATCCGAATCAAGTATGGAAAAAAGTGTCAATAATGAGA CCTCGAGGTCTTGACCAAAGACGTTCTACCATACTGCAG ATTGAGGGAGCTGGGCAGCAGCTTAGTAAAAGGACATTCATTAAAGTGCTGGAGCGACTCCGCGAGTGGGAGATCTGTAGCCCAGACATCTGTGCTGCTATAGAGTTCTGCCGTGAGAAGATCGTAGAGATGACAGTGGAGGATTTCGAGGAGTGGTTCTCCCAGCAGTTCCCAAAGATCCATCGACCCCAGACAGCACCAGTGGGGAAGAAAAAGAGCCGGGAGAATAATAACCTACAGGTGGCCCTCCAGGAGCGGTTCCCCAGTGCCTACTCCAGACGCGCCAAGAGTGGATTCCGTCCCCGGGGACAGAGAA AGGAATTTAAGAGTtaa